In Anopheles gambiae chromosome 2, idAnoGambNW_F1_1, whole genome shotgun sequence, a single window of DNA contains:
- the LOC1281660 gene encoding zinc finger matrin-type protein CG9776 isoform X3 produces MLDGIIAKDRTPSPPPMLPGTTMPPLATIPDPPAPPSPPSPGNDGGRAHRNPSRSPRPDGGADRDRTDSPSPERLKNEVLESMHARGKRKPTDKKQSDHSEGKKKKSPYNYVHYDPEVHWCGTCNVFPKTAREYLAHLHSEQHRSRTTVDEGSSEEHKKKAAPWRAQLDTDDTMVNPDAPSKRAPIRGLQFFVPATAWYCKLCNYWMGDLHCASWHLKSQTHADAYGKYIDGHKNYETDWMAERQTAFEKYGASAGKDALADGDIPAPPPPPTAEELRLAASGAPQSNDAFVGASSAFQILPKNSLQEHKGGAPFEVSSPALTAKDEPQPSSASKKSKKKKSRKEERKEKKKKKRTKKRKRAAASSSSSSSSSSSDSSDSESDSGSDRESKESDKNENPIHAAMRNILNAKEVNAREVMAAAAAVAAAAGKSSAPNEPGAAAAGAVGTTKGEPSLGKWTVVHPAQERKMSASLGAASIPAAPSASSAGTASNLAPSNASSQSVDDRKRNVREEERDRDREKDRDRDRDRDRDSRRSVDRRDRWGRRDSPDRYGGRDRDRDRGRRTDYRDYRDRRDRRRSRSRGRRSRSGSGGRRFRRRSYSRSRTPRSRSRSRSRTSRGGSRHRQIEKAVPNFPPEPKPTKAEKKAPKPFSRSDGGSSTSKKSKASSSSAGSKGSSTEKGSAPKKLPFIGRMPVFKKQQADNAKKEEAAAAAAVATVPTAEESNEAGAVLEQQTEMVSAQLHESMGGGFASDNATEAAAATLAMMQGQEGVYDPQQIAQTAGTDAYQYANLELGETVTPQDMDLVSAEEQMGEAEMVVDQGESNAEDSTTLATDSALQEDPDAYVSADGQVPLPKDFQEALDIIYDGGDKPKRADVIAKEAAAAAAAAAAAAKPPEMVPDPHEQSGAMVPGMVMMMDHDQPHMIVPEAIDMYNQQYALQYGMHPAEYMAAAGAAAVHGMMTMGHGVVPTEMHYVEDESQNQPLDNMMYGAMHAASNAAAMMHHHQQMVAAGALDPNAAAYAMAMAAGGGYTPEMMAMHHQAAGGVTEGQPMMDPSVSAALYATDGSAAQESGTVETTTQETTGQEHAQQQEQKEEHEQGAIQEQEKEQEQSSEQEKELSPEHEHEPEREEVQEDKLEQEYNQEQDRPVENFESESTQQLEDSDTPQDNIVEETDMPSSANEESVEAEQVEQEPVEEGYAYLEHEQQEVEEGYSYPEHEQEAVEEEYTYSEHVQHVVEEAPVSDNDGEACVVMPEGEEEYVEESMQSNDNYEQPASEEPCDAEEEEAEEVEEVVYSNENFDQMGSDENGVAQEQQYEQGGPMQSTQSLLDSMMAAAMGDYIEEEVTEDQSQD; encoded by the exons ATGCTGGATGGTATCATAGCGAAGGACAGGAcaccgtcgccgccgccgatgTTGCCTGGGACGACGATGCCACCGCTGGCCACCATTCCGGATCCACCGGCTCCACCATCGCCACCCAGCCCCGGGAACGATGGCGGACGTGCACATCGCAACCCATCACGCTCTCCCCGTCCCGACGGTGGCGCGGATCGTGACCGAACGGACTCACCTTCACCCGAGCGGCTGAAGAATGAAGTCTTGGAGAGTATGCATGCTCGTGGAAAACGCAAACCGACGGACAAGAA ACAATCCGACCATTCCGAgggtaaaaagaaaaagtccCCCTACAACTACGTTCACTACGATCCGGAGGTGCACTGGTGTGGCACGTGTAACGTGTTCCCGAAAACGGCCAGAGAGTACCTGGCCCATCTGCACTCGGAGCAGCACCGAAGCAGGACGACCGTCGACGAGGGTTCGAGCGAGGAGCACAAGAAGAAAGCAGCACCATGGCGTGCGCAGCTCGACACCGACGATACGATGGTTAATCCGGACGCACCGTCCAAAAGGGCACCGATACGGGGTTTACAATTTTTCGTTCCAGCAACGGCCTGGTACTGCAAGCTGTGCAACTACTGGATGGGGGATCTGCATTGCGCGTCCTGGCACTTAAAATCGCAAACCCATGCCGATGCTTACGGA AAATACATCGATGGCCATAAAAACTACGAAACTGACTGGATGGCAGAGCGGCAAACTGCGTTCGAAAAGTACGGAGCTTCTGCTGGCAAGGACGCACTAGCGGACGGCGACATTCCggcgccaccaccgccaccgaccGCGGAAGAGCTTCGATTGGCAGCCTCGGGCGCTCCCCAGTCGAACGATGCGTTCGTCGGTGCATCCTCCGCTTTCCAGATTCTACCAAAGAACTCGCTTCAGGAGCACAAGGGCGGAGCACCGTTCGAGGTATCGTCGCCGGCGCTCACGGCAAAGGACGAACCGCAACCATCGAGCGCGTCGAAAAAgtcgaaaaagaagaaatcgCGCAAGGAAGAacggaaggaaaagaaaaagaagaagcgaaCAAAGAAGCGGAAGCGAGCGGCCGCCTCGTCCAGCTCGTCgtcgtccagcagcagctccgaCTCTTCCGATTCCGAGTCCGATTCTGGGTCCGATCGGGAAAGCAAGGAAAGCGATAAGAATGAAAACCCTATACACGCGGCCATGCGTAACATTTTGAACGCGAAGGAGGTGAATGCGCGCGAGGTAATGGCTGCGGCcgcggctgttgctgctgccgccggtaAATCCAGCGCGCCGAACGAACcgggagcagcggcagcaggtGCTGTCGGAACAACGAAAGGTGAGCCAAGTTTAG GCAAATGGACGGTGGTGCATCCAGCgcaggaaagaaaaatgagCGCATCGCTTGGAGCAGCATCGATACCGGCGGCACCGTCCGCATCGTCAGCGGGCACTGCTTCAAACCTCGCTCCTTCGAACGCCTCCAGCCAGAGTGTGGACGACAGGAAGCGCAATGTGCGTGAGGAGGAACGGGACCGAGACCGTGAAAAGGATCGGGATCGTGACCGTGACCGCGACCGAGACAGTAGACGTAGTGTCGATCGGCGCGACCGATGGGGTCGACGGGATAGCCCGGATCGGTACGGCGGACGTGACCGTGACCGTGACCGGGGCAGAAGAACCGATTACCGCGACTATCGTGATCGGCGCGATAGACGTCGCAGTCGTTCGAGGGGACGCCGTAGCCGCAGTGGAAGCGGCGGCCGAAGATTCCGCCGTAGGTCGTATTCGCGGTCGCGCACACCGCGTTCACGATCCCGCAGTCGGTCCCGTACCAGCCGTGGTGGCAGCCGTCATCGACAAATCGAAAAAGCGGTTCCTAACTTCCCGCCCGAGCCGAAACCGACCAAAGCGGAGAAGAAGGCACCGAAGCCGTTTAGCCGCTCGGACGGTGGAAGTTCCACGAGTAAAAAGAGCAAAGCCTCATCGAGCAGTGCAGGCAGCAAAGGAAGCTCTACCGAGAAGGGTAGCGCGCCCAAGAAGCTTCCCTTTATTGGCCGCATGCCTGTGTTTAAAAAGCAGCAGGCAGACAACGCGAAGAAGGAAGAagcggcagcagctgcagctgtggCGACAGTTCCAACGGCCGAGGAAAGCAATGAGGCTGGAGCTGTGCTTGAGCAGCAAACCGAAATGGTTTCCGCGCAGCTCCACGAGTCAATGGGCGGTGGCTTTGCTTCGGATAATGCCACCGAAGCGGCGGCGGCAACGTTAGCCATGATGCAGGGCCAGGAGGGCGTGTATGATCCGCAGCAAATCGCACAAACCGCAGGAACCGACGCGTACCAGTATGCGAATCTCGAACTGGGCGAAACGGTCACACCGCAAGACATGGACTTGGTCAGTGCGGAGGAGCAAATGGGTGAGGCGGAGATGGTGGTGGACCAGGGGGAGAGTAATGCCGAAGACAGCACGACGCTTGCCACCGACAGCGCCCTGCAGGAGGACCCGGATGCGTACGTTTCGGCCGATGGGCAAGTGCCGTTGCCGAAAGATTTCCAAGAAGCGCTCGACATCATTTACGATGGTGGCGACAAGCCGAAGCGTGCGGATGTGATTGCCAAggaggcagcggcggcggcagcagctgcggcagcggcagccaaGCCGCCAGAGATGGTGCCGGATCCGCACGAGCAATCGGGTGCGATGGTACCGggaatggtgatgatgatggaccACGATCAGCCCCACATGATCGTGCCGGAAGCGATCGACATGTACAACCAGCAGTACGCACTACAGTATGGTATGCATCCGGCCGAGTACATGGCAGCGGCAGGGGCGGCAGCTGTTCATGGCATGATGACAATGGGGCACGGTGTCGTACCTACCGAGATGCATTACGTGGAGGACGAGTCGCAGAACCAGCCGCTGGACAATATGATGTACGGTGCAATGCATGCTGCCTCGAATGCGGCCGCAATGatgcaccatcatcagcaaaTGGTGGCCGCCGGTGCACTGGATCCCAACGCGGCCGCTTACGCCATGGCAATGGCAGCCGGTGGTGGTTATACGCCGGAGATGATGGCCATGCATCATCAAGCAGCGGGTGGTGTTACGGAGGGTCAGCCAATGATGGACCCGTCCGTTTCAGCAGCGTTGTATGCTACTGATGGTTCGGCGGCACAGGAGTCGGGTACCGTTGAAACCACCACACAAGAAACTACTGGACAAGAGCATGCACAGCAACaggaacaaaaagaagaacatgAACAGGGAGCAATACAAGAACAAGAAAAGGAACAAGAACAGTCATctgaacaagaaaaagaactTTCTCCAGAGCATGAACATGAGCCAGAAAGAGAAGAGGTACAGGAAGATAAACTGGAACAGGAGTATAACCAGGAGCAAGATCGTCCTGTTGAAAATTTCGAATCAGAATCGACACAACAATTGGAGGACAGCGATACCCCACAGGACAATATTGTTGAGGAAACGGATATGCCTAGCAGCGCCAATGAAGAGTCAGTTGAGGCCGAGCAAGTAGAACAGGAACCAGTAGAAGAAGGCTATGCTTACCTGGAGCATGAGCAGCAAGAGGTAGAAGAAGGTTACTCCTATCCCGAGCACGAACAGGAAGCAGTAGAAGAAGAGTACACGTACTCGGAACACGTGCAGCACGTGGTAGAGGAGGCCCCGGTTTCCGACAATGATGGCGAAGCATGTGTAGTTATGccggaaggagaagaagaatacGTTGAAGAATCGATGCAATCGAACGACAACTACGAGCAACCCGCTTCGGAGGAACCGTGTGATGCAGAGGAAGAGGAGGcggaggaggtggaggaggtggtgTATTCGAATGAAAACTTCGATCAAATGGGATCCGACGAGAATGGTGTAGCGCAGGAGCAACAGTACGAACAAGGTGGGCCGATGCAGTCGACCCAATCCTTGCTGGACAGTATGATGGCCGCTGCCATGGGCGACTACATAGAAGAGGAGGTGACCGAAGACCAGTCGCAAGATTAG